A stretch of the Bacillus licheniformis DSM 13 = ATCC 14580 genome encodes the following:
- a CDS encoding methyl-accepting chemotaxis protein encodes MAESLRSLISVIQSSVDNVASSSEELHASAAQTSKATEHITMAIEQFSDGNESQKEKVEASSHQLNEMNNGLYDMSKTSAAITDASLKSTEIAGKGEELVQKTVGQMNSIDRSVKQAEAVVKGLEAKSKDITSILRVINGIADQTNLLALNAAIEAARAGESGRGFSVVAEEVRKLAAQSADSAKEIEHLIQEIVKEIDNSLNMFKSVNHEVQSGLRITDETETSFKTIYDMTNDIAGKLQTMNAAVEQLTQGSRQVAGAVEEIADVSRESSASIQDIAASAEEQLASMEEISASSTTLAELAEELRDLTQKFKIE; translated from the coding sequence ATGGCCGAATCGCTGAGATCTTTAATCAGCGTCATCCAATCATCAGTTGACAATGTAGCTTCTTCATCTGAAGAGCTTCATGCCAGCGCGGCGCAGACAAGCAAAGCGACTGAGCATATTACAATGGCCATTGAACAATTTTCCGACGGAAATGAAAGCCAGAAAGAAAAAGTGGAAGCGAGCTCGCATCAGCTGAATGAAATGAACAACGGGTTATATGACATGTCAAAAACATCAGCTGCGATTACCGATGCGTCGCTGAAATCGACTGAGATTGCCGGCAAAGGAGAAGAGCTTGTTCAAAAGACGGTCGGCCAAATGAACTCGATCGATCGGTCTGTCAAGCAAGCGGAAGCGGTCGTCAAAGGACTTGAAGCCAAATCCAAAGATATCACAAGCATTTTGCGCGTGATTAACGGAATCGCCGATCAAACGAATCTGCTGGCGCTCAATGCCGCGATCGAAGCGGCAAGGGCCGGGGAATCGGGCCGCGGCTTCTCGGTAGTGGCTGAAGAAGTCAGGAAGCTCGCCGCACAATCCGCCGACTCGGCGAAGGAAATTGAACATTTAATTCAGGAAATCGTCAAGGAGATCGACAACTCTTTGAACATGTTCAAATCGGTCAATCATGAAGTACAGTCAGGACTTCGAATCACCGATGAAACAGAGACAAGCTTCAAAACGATTTACGATATGACCAATGATATCGCAGGAAAGCTGCAGACCATGAATGCCGCTGTCGAGCAATTGACGCAAGGTTCCCGCCAAGTCGCGGGCGCGGTCGAAGAAATCGCTGATGTATCGAGAGAAAGTTCGGCAAGCATTCAGGACATCGCTGCTTCAGCCGAGGAGCAGCTTGCCTCCATGGAAGAGATCAGCGCCTCCTCCACGACATTGGCGGAGCTGGCTGAAGAACTGCGTGATTTGACACAGAAATTTAAGATTGAATAG
- a CDS encoding methyl-accepting chemotaxis protein — MADSLRSLISTIQESVDNVASSSEQLTASADQTSKATEHITLAIERFSSGAESQSEKVEESSQRLSQMNEKLNEIAGVSESITESSGKSTEIAETGGELVQQTVGQMNSINRSVKQAEQVVKGLEAKSKDITAILRVINGIADQTNLLALNAAIEAARAGESGRGFSVVAEEVRKLAAQSAGSAKEIEALIQDIVKEIEHSLNMFKSVNQEVQSGLEITEETESSFKHIYDMTNEIAGKLQTMNAAVEHLSTGSHEISDAVEEIADVSRESSAGIQDIAASAEEQLASMEEISSSAATLEQMAEELRDLTKKFKI; from the coding sequence ATGGCTGACTCGTTGCGCTCGCTGATCAGCACGATTCAAGAATCGGTCGACAATGTGGCATCTTCTTCAGAGCAGCTGACGGCAAGCGCGGACCAGACAAGCAAAGCGACCGAGCACATTACATTAGCCATCGAGCGGTTCTCAAGCGGCGCTGAAAGTCAAAGCGAAAAAGTCGAAGAAAGCTCACAGCGGCTCAGCCAAATGAATGAGAAGCTGAATGAAATTGCAGGCGTGTCAGAATCGATTACAGAATCCTCGGGTAAATCGACGGAAATTGCCGAAACAGGCGGAGAGCTCGTCCAACAAACCGTCGGGCAGATGAACTCGATCAACAGGTCTGTCAAACAGGCTGAACAGGTTGTCAAAGGGCTTGAAGCGAAATCGAAAGATATCACCGCGATCCTGCGCGTCATAAACGGAATCGCCGATCAAACGAATTTATTAGCTCTGAACGCCGCCATCGAGGCAGCGCGGGCCGGCGAATCAGGCAGAGGCTTCTCGGTTGTCGCTGAAGAAGTCAGAAAGCTTGCGGCTCAATCAGCGGGATCGGCAAAAGAAATCGAAGCGCTGATTCAGGATATCGTTAAGGAAATCGAACATTCGCTCAACATGTTCAAATCGGTCAACCAGGAAGTACAGTCAGGACTCGAAATTACCGAAGAAACGGAATCTAGTTTTAAACACATTTACGACATGACAAACGAAATCGCAGGCAAGCTGCAAACGATGAATGCCGCCGTAGAGCATTTATCAACAGGTTCTCACGAAATATCCGATGCGGTCGAAGAGATCGCCGACGTATCGCGTGAAAGCTCTGCCGGCATTCAGGACATCGCCGCTTCAGCGGAAGAACAGCTGGCTTCCATGGAAGAAATCAGCTCATCCGCTGCAACGCTCGAACAGATGGCTGAAGAGCTGCGCGATTTAACGAAAAAGTTTAAGATTTGA
- a CDS encoding protein-glutamine gamma-glutamyltransferase, with translation MISVSGYRLRPEDIEKLNVSQTQRDIANRMLAMPSGYRYGSISELLFELRFREHTVKSARELINSGAKFATFSKTYGNEEFWRVTPEGALELKYRAPASKAIRNIFESGPSYAFECATAIVIIFYMALLKTIGDQTFDRNYQRIILYDWHYERLPIYTDKGNDYLPGDCLYFKNPEFDPSRPQWRGENAILLENNLYAAHGLGILSGETIIEKLNGLRKPHAQTSAYLLSQVTRVDIPALIQMIR, from the coding sequence ATGATAAGTGTTTCGGGCTACCGGCTCCGTCCTGAGGATATCGAAAAACTGAATGTCAGTCAGACGCAGAGAGACATCGCAAACCGGATGCTGGCCATGCCGTCCGGATATAGATACGGTTCAATCTCAGAACTGTTATTTGAGCTGAGATTCAGAGAGCATACCGTCAAATCGGCCAGAGAGCTGATCAACAGCGGAGCGAAGTTTGCCACCTTTTCAAAGACATACGGGAATGAAGAGTTTTGGAGGGTGACGCCTGAGGGGGCTTTGGAGTTGAAGTACAGGGCACCGGCTTCAAAGGCGATTCGAAATATTTTTGAAAGCGGCCCTTCTTATGCTTTTGAGTGCGCGACTGCGATTGTCATCATTTTTTATATGGCGCTTCTCAAAACGATCGGCGACCAGACATTTGACCGGAATTATCAAAGGATCATTTTATACGATTGGCACTATGAGCGGCTGCCGATCTATACGGATAAAGGAAACGACTACCTTCCGGGAGACTGCCTGTATTTCAAGAACCCTGAATTCGATCCCTCAAGACCGCAGTGGCGCGGAGAAAATGCTATTTTACTTGAAAATAATCTCTATGCGGCACACGGCCTGGGGATCTTAAGCGGCGAAACAATCATTGAAAAACTGAACGGGCTGAGAAAGCCTCATGCACAGACGTCCGCCTATCTGCTTTCCCAAGTGACGCGGGTTGATATTCCGGCATTAATTCAAATGATCAGATAG
- a CDS encoding nitronate monooxygenase, whose product MNQFMERLSLSKPVVQAPMAGGPTTPRLAAAVSDCGGLGSLASGYLTPEVLQQQILETKKLTSAGFQVNLFIPEKRETVTREEYERWQEKIPLARSASPVTDEKQDWDDFYEKIEIILKEGISAVSFTFGPPPADAVKELKNRNCCLMGTAVSVEEAVLLEELGMDVIIVQGSEAGGHRGAFLKTKGEPAVGSMALIPQAADHVSVPVIAAGGIFDKRGVAAAFALGAQGVQIGTAFLTCEESGTHPAYKQKLFEAVETDTSLTRLFSGKPARGIVNQWMEDRRQEEAEALPYPLQNTLTQPMRKQAKLDGNTDNMSLWAGQSVRATVEQTTVKELMDQLVPADVLSDHLN is encoded by the coding sequence ATGAATCAGTTCATGGAACGCCTCTCTTTGTCAAAGCCTGTGGTCCAGGCGCCGATGGCGGGCGGGCCGACAACACCAAGGCTCGCCGCCGCCGTATCAGACTGCGGCGGCTTAGGCAGCCTTGCATCCGGCTATTTGACGCCGGAAGTGCTTCAACAACAGATTCTGGAAACGAAAAAGCTGACATCAGCCGGATTTCAAGTCAACCTCTTCATTCCGGAAAAACGGGAAACCGTCACCCGGGAAGAATATGAAAGGTGGCAAGAGAAGATACCTTTGGCGCGGTCGGCTTCACCCGTGACAGATGAGAAACAAGATTGGGACGATTTTTACGAGAAAATAGAAATCATTCTCAAAGAAGGAATCAGCGCCGTTTCATTTACGTTTGGCCCTCCGCCGGCTGATGCCGTCAAGGAACTGAAAAACCGAAATTGCTGTTTAATGGGCACCGCCGTTTCAGTTGAAGAAGCCGTGCTGCTTGAAGAACTGGGGATGGATGTCATCATTGTTCAAGGAAGTGAAGCGGGCGGCCACAGGGGAGCCTTCTTGAAAACGAAGGGAGAGCCTGCTGTCGGCTCGATGGCTTTAATTCCCCAAGCGGCAGATCATGTGTCGGTTCCAGTTATCGCAGCGGGCGGCATTTTTGACAAAAGAGGTGTTGCTGCAGCTTTTGCCCTCGGCGCACAGGGCGTTCAAATCGGTACCGCTTTTTTGACGTGCGAAGAAAGCGGAACACACCCTGCCTACAAACAAAAATTGTTCGAAGCGGTTGAAACCGACACAAGCCTGACCCGTTTGTTCTCGGGGAAGCCGGCAAGAGGCATCGTCAATCAGTGGATGGAAGACAGACGCCAGGAAGAAGCTGAAGCGCTGCCTTATCCTCTGCAAAACACGCTGACGCAACCGATGAGAAAACAGGCGAAGCTTGACGGGAATACGGATAACATGTCATTGTGGGCCGGACAGAGCGTGCGGGCCACCGTCGAGCAAACGACGGTGAAGGAGCTGATGGATCAGCTTGTGCCGGCCGATGTGCTATCTGATCATTTGAATTAA
- a CDS encoding secondary thiamine-phosphate synthase enzyme YjbQ, with amino-acid sequence MLKKIQIQTNRRDEMLDITNDVQRFISENDVSSGAVIVYCPHTTAGITINENADPDVKRDMLRRFDEVYPWEHELDRHMEGNTAAHLKASTVGASQHMIIEGGRLVLGTWQGIYFCEFDGPRHRTCYFKILAD; translated from the coding sequence ATGTTGAAAAAAATACAGATTCAAACAAACCGGCGCGATGAAATGCTTGATATCACAAATGACGTCCAAAGATTCATCTCAGAAAACGATGTTTCCAGCGGCGCTGTTATCGTCTACTGTCCGCATACGACGGCGGGTATAACGATCAATGAAAATGCCGACCCCGATGTCAAACGCGATATGCTGAGAAGATTCGATGAAGTGTATCCGTGGGAACATGAGCTTGACCGCCATATGGAAGGGAATACAGCGGCGCATTTGAAAGCGAGCACGGTCGGGGCATCGCAGCATATGATTATTGAAGGGGGCAGGCTTGTCCTCGGGACTTGGCAGGGCATATATTTCTGCGAGTTCGACGGCCCGAGGCACCGGACGTGCTATTTTAAAATTTTAGCCGATTAA
- a CDS encoding glycoside hydrolase family 13 protein, whose protein sequence is MARAWWKEAVVYQVYPRSFMDSNGDGVGDINGIREKLPYIRELGADAIWICPVFDSPNADNGYDIRDYQSIMPEFGTMDDFDELLTEAHQLGMKLIIDLVINHTSDEHPWFIESRAERNSGKRDWYIWHDGKDGSEPNNWESIFGGSAWTYDEKTEQYYLHLFHEKQPDLNWENSDMRSALYDMINWWLQKGIDGFRVDAISHIKKKEGLPDLPNPEGRPFVPSFAYHMNVEGIMALLQDVKENTFAGYPHIMTVGEANGVSAEEAEDWVGEPNGIFSMIFQFEHLGLWDIEGGEPDIPELKRILSNWQSALEGKGWNALFIENHDQPRAVSVWGDDGKYRTVSAKALAAMYFLMKGTPFIYQGQEIGMTNAIFLDIDDYDDVSIKNYYRIQKEKGRSHEDIMKAVWKKSRDHARTPMQWTDRPNAGFTKGEPWLRMNENYKLINVVHQQHDPRSVYHFYKRLIAIRKRYDVFIDGSYKLLLAEDRQIFAYLRKLEEETAIVIVNLSARQAFYHHPAYPLCSNGLLLSNLDINAHKHLTSFMMRPYEARVYLIRQEIGDL, encoded by the coding sequence ATGGCAAGGGCATGGTGGAAAGAGGCAGTCGTTTATCAAGTGTATCCGCGCAGTTTTATGGATTCGAACGGGGATGGCGTCGGAGATATCAACGGGATCAGAGAGAAGCTTCCGTATATCAGGGAGCTCGGGGCAGATGCCATTTGGATTTGTCCGGTCTTTGATTCTCCCAATGCAGATAACGGCTACGACATCAGGGATTATCAAAGCATCATGCCGGAATTTGGCACGATGGACGACTTTGACGAACTATTAACTGAAGCGCATCAGCTCGGAATGAAACTGATCATCGATCTTGTCATCAATCATACGAGCGATGAACATCCTTGGTTTATCGAATCAAGAGCAGAGCGGAATTCCGGGAAACGGGACTGGTATATTTGGCATGACGGAAAGGACGGAAGCGAACCGAACAACTGGGAAAGCATATTCGGCGGCTCAGCCTGGACTTATGACGAAAAAACAGAGCAATATTATCTGCACCTTTTTCACGAAAAGCAGCCTGATCTGAATTGGGAAAACAGTGATATGCGAAGCGCTCTTTATGACATGATCAACTGGTGGCTTCAAAAAGGAATCGACGGATTCAGGGTTGACGCGATTTCGCACATTAAGAAAAAAGAAGGGCTGCCGGATCTGCCGAATCCGGAAGGGCGCCCTTTCGTGCCTTCATTTGCTTATCATATGAATGTCGAAGGGATTATGGCGTTATTGCAGGATGTAAAAGAGAATACGTTCGCCGGGTATCCACATATCATGACAGTCGGCGAAGCAAACGGTGTCAGCGCTGAAGAAGCGGAGGACTGGGTTGGAGAACCAAACGGTATATTCAGCATGATTTTTCAATTTGAACACCTCGGGCTTTGGGATATTGAAGGCGGAGAACCCGATATCCCCGAACTCAAGCGGATTTTGTCAAACTGGCAATCTGCTCTTGAAGGAAAAGGCTGGAACGCGCTTTTTATCGAAAATCATGATCAGCCCCGGGCCGTTTCAGTTTGGGGAGATGACGGGAAATACAGAACAGTCAGCGCGAAGGCCTTAGCTGCAATGTATTTTTTGATGAAAGGCACCCCGTTTATTTATCAAGGGCAGGAAATCGGAATGACAAACGCGATTTTCTTAGATATAGACGATTATGATGACGTCTCGATTAAAAATTATTACCGGATTCAAAAAGAAAAGGGCCGCTCACACGAAGACATCATGAAGGCGGTATGGAAAAAGAGCAGGGATCACGCGCGCACGCCTATGCAATGGACTGATCGGCCAAATGCCGGCTTTACCAAAGGGGAACCGTGGCTGCGCATGAACGAAAATTACAAGCTGATCAATGTCGTTCATCAGCAGCATGACCCCCGGTCGGTCTATCATTTTTATAAACGGTTAATCGCAATCAGAAAACGGTATGACGTCTTCATCGACGGATCATATAAACTGCTTCTGGCTGAGGATCGGCAGATTTTTGCATACTTGCGAAAGCTTGAAGAAGAAACCGCCATCGTGATCGTGAACCTCAGCGCACGCCAGGCGTTTTACCATCATCCCGCATATCCGTTATGTTCGAACGGACTGCTGCTGTCAAACTTGGATATCAACGCGCACAAGCACCTCACATCTTTCATGATGAGACCCTATGAGGCGCGCGTTTATTTGATCAGACAGGAAATCGGCGATTTGTAA